Genomic window (Haemorhous mexicanus isolate bHaeMex1 unplaced genomic scaffold, bHaeMex1.pri scaffold_148_ctg1, whole genome shotgun sequence):
ttccccccaaatcctcccagtTTGcctccaaaatctcccccaaattccccagatttccccccaaatcccccccaaatttccccccaaattttttccaatctcccccaaatcccccccaaattttcctccccaatttccccccaaatttttccaatttcgccccaatttccccccaaattttcccacaaatccccccagatttttccaattttacctcaaatttcccccaaatccccccaatttttccaaTTTCCCCctaaatttccccccaaatccccccaatttccccccaatttttccaatttcccccaaatttcccccaaattcccccaatttccccccaacccctccccaatttttccaatctcccccaaattcccccatttccccccaaatccccccaatttcccccaacccctccccaaacccccccaaatccccccaaatgcccccaaatttccccccagttttccccccaatttttccaatctcccccaaatgccccaaattcccccaatttccccccaaatgcccccaatttaccctcaaatcccccccaatttttccaatctcccccaatttccccccaacccctccccaaattcccccaatttccccccaaattcccccaatttccccccaacccctccccaaacccccccaaatccccccaaatgcccccaaatttccccccagttttccccccaatttttccaatctcccccaaatgccccaaatccccccaatttccccccaaatttccccaatttccccccaattttccccccaattttactaatctcccccaaatccccccaatttcccccaatttccccccaaatcccaccaattTACCCTCAAATCCctcccaatttccccaattccccccaaattccccccaaatccccccaaattcccccaaattcccccaaattccccaattccccaccCCCCCGtgccccgcccctcccccacctgcagggcctgcagcagctcccgcagcccccgcgGGGTCTCGGCCCCCAGCAGGACGGAGCTGACGCCCTCCGAGCGCAGGGACCACGCTGGGGACAATGACaatgtcacctcagtgtcacccctgtgtcacccctgtgtcacccctgtgtcacccctgtgtcacccccaaCGCCCTCCGAGCGCAGGGACCACGCTGGGGACAatgacagggacacctcagtgtcacctgtgtcacctctgtgacACCCACCCCGTCaatgtcacctctgtgtcaccccCAACGCCCTCGGAGCGCAGGGACCACGCTGGGGACAATGACaatgtcacctcagtgtcacctgtgcgtcacctgtgtcacccacCCCGTCaatgtcacctctgtgtcaccccCAACGCCCTCGGAGCGCAGGGACCACGCTGGGGACAATGACAgggacacctgtgtcacctgtgtgtcacctcagtgtcacctgtgtgtcacctgtgccacccagcCCATCAGCgtcacccctgtgtcacccctgtgtcacccctgtgtcacccccaaCGCCCTCCGAGCGCAGGGACCacgctggggacagggacacctgtgtcacctctgtgtcacctcagtgtcactcTGTGTCACCCACCCCATcagtgtcacccctgtgtcacccctgtgtcacccaCCCCATCAAtgtcacccctgtgtcacccctgtgtcacccaCCCCATCAGCgtcacccctgtgtcacccccaaCGCCCTCGGAGTGCAGGGACCACGCTGGGGACaatgacagtgccacctctgtgtcacccctgtgtcacccaCCCCACCaatgtcacacctgtgtcacctcagtgtcacccaCCCCATCTctgtcacccctgtgtcacccctgtgtcacccccaaCGCCCTCGGAGCGCAGGGACCACACTGGGGACAATGACAGGGACACctctgtgtcacccctgtgtcacccaCCCTGTCaatgtcacctctgtgtcaccccCAATGCCCTCGGAGCGCAGGGACCacgctggggacagggacagggacacctcagtgtcacctcagtgtcacctcagtgccacccacCCCGTCAAtgtcacccctgtgtcacccctgtgtcacccaCCCCATCAGTGTCACCCTTGTGTCACCCCCAACGCCCTCGGAGCGCAGGGACCACGCTGGGGACAATGACAGGGacacctctgtgtcacctcagtgtcaccccagtgccacccacccCGTCAAtgtcacccctgtgtcacccctgtgtcacccccaaCGCCCTCGGAGCGCAGGGACCACGCTGGGGACAATGacagtgtcacctctgtgtcactCCTGtgtcaccccagtgccacccacccCACCAATGTCACCCCCgtgatgtccccatgtccccaataATGacccagtgatgtccccactgtcgtccccagtgctgtccccgGTGATGTCCCCAATCTACCgaatgtccccaatgtccccaatgatgtcccggtgtccccaatgtccccaatgatgtcccggtgtccccaatgacccagtgatgtccccaatgtccccaatgatgtcccggtgtccccagtgatgtccccatgtccccaatgtccccatggctgtccccaggctgtccccaatgtccccatggctgtccccaatgctgtccccatgatgtcccagTAATGTCCCCaatgctgtccccatggctgtgtccccatgtccccaatgctgtccccatgtccccaatgtccccaatgtccccatggctgcccccaggctgtccccaatgtccccagtgctgtccccaggctgtccccatgtccccagtgatgtccccaatgtccccgtgCTGTCCCTCACCGATGCCCAGCTGTCTCTCGGAGCAGCCCAACCCCTGCTCCAGCGGCTGCAgcgctgtccccaatgtccccatgatgtccccatgtccccatggctgtccccaggctgtccccatggctgtgtccccatgtccccagcgctgtccccatgtccccaatgtccccatgtccccatggctgtccccaggctgtccccatgtccccaatgctGTCCCCaatggtgtccccaatgtccccaatgtccccatggctgtccccaaTGCTGTCCCCAATGTACCCAgtggtgtccccaatgtccccatggctgtgtccccatgatgtcccagtgctgtccccaatgctgtccccaatgatgtccccaatgatgtccccaatgtccccaatgtccccgtgCTGTCCCTCACCGATGCCCAGCTGTCTCTCGGAGCAGCCCAACCTCTGCGCCAGCGGCTGCAGCGCTGTCCCCacgtccccaatgtccccatggctgtccccatgtccccaatgtccccatggctgtccccaggctgtccccagcgctgtccccatgtccccatggctgtccccatggctgtccccaggctgtccccatgtccccatggctcTCCCCATGATGtctccaggctgtccccaggctatccccatgtcccatgtccccaatgatgtccccaatgtccccatggctgtccccaatggtgtccccatgtccccaatggtgtccccatgtccccatgtccccatgtccccaagctgtccctCACCAATGCCCAGCTGTCTCTCGGAGCAGCCCAACCTCTGTGCCAGCGGCTGCAgcgctgtccccatgtccccaatgttcccatggctgtccccatgatgtccccaggctgtccccaggctgtccccaatgatgtccccatgtccccatgtccccaatgtccccgtgCTGTCCCTCACCGATGCCCAGCTGTCTCTCGGAGCAGCCCAACCTCTGCGCCAGCGGCTGCAgcgctgtccccatgtccccatggctgtgtccccatgtccccaatgctgtccccatgtccccatgtccccaatgctgtccccatgtccccatgtccccaatgtccccatggctgcccccagtgctgtccccaggctgtccccatggctgtccccatgatgtccccatgtccccaatgtccccaatgatgtccccatgtccccatggctgtccccaggctgtccccagtgctgtccccaggctgtccccatgtccccaatgatgtccccaatgtccccgtgCTGTCCCTCACCGATGCCCAGCTGTCTCTCGGAGCAGCCCAACCTCTGCGCCAGCGGCTGCAgcgctgtccccatgtccccatggctgtgtccccatgtccccatggctgtgtccccatgtccccaatgctgtccccaggctgtccccatgtccccaggctgtccccaatgtccccaagctgtccccaaTGCTGTCCCTCACCGATGCCCAGCTGTCTCTCGGAGCAGCCCAACCTCTGCGCCAGCGGCTGCAgcgctgtccccatgtccccaatgtccccaatgtccccatggctgtccccagtggtgtccccatgtcccatgtccccaatgatgtccccatgtccccaatgctGTCCCTCACCGATGCCCAGCTGTCTCTCAGAGCAGCCCAACCTCTGCTCCAGCGGCTGCAgcgctgtccccatgtccccaatgtccccatggctgtccccatgatgtccccagtgctgtccccaatggtgtccccatgtccccaatgatgtccccaatgtccccgtgCTGTCCCTCACCGATGCCCAGCTGTCTCTCGGAGCAGCCCAACCTCTGCGCCAGCGGCTGCAgcgctgtccccatgtccccatggctgtgtccccatgtccccatggctgtccccaggctgtccccaatgctgtccccatggctgtccccagtgctgtccccatgtccccagtgatgtccccaatgtccccaatgctgTCCCTCACCGATGCCCAGCTGTCTCTCGGAGCAGCCCAACCCCTGCGCCAGCggctgcagggctgtccccatgtccccatggctgtgtccccatgtccccagtgctgtccccagtgctgtccccagtgctgtccccatgtccccaatgtccccaggctgtccccatgtcccatgtccccagtgatgtccccatgtccccaatgctGTCCCTCACCGATGCCCAGCTGTCTCTCGGAGCAGCCCAACCTCTGCGCCAGCGGCTGCAgcgctgtccccatgtccccatggctgtccccatgctgtccccaggctgtccccagtgctgtccccatgtccccaatgtccccaatgtccccaatgtccccaatgctgTCCCTCACCGATGCCCAGCTGTCTCTCGGAGCAGCCCAACCTCTGCGCCAGCAGCTGCAgcgctgtccccaatgtccccatgatgtccccatgtccccatggctgtccccatggctgtccccaggctgtccccatggctgtgtccccatgtccccagtgctgtccccatgtccccaagctgtccccaatgatgtccccaatgctgtccccatgtccccaatgtccccaatgtccccatggctgcccccaggctgtccccaatgtccccaatgtccccatggctgtgtccccatgtccccagtgctgtccccagtggtgtccccaatgtccccagcgatgtccccaatgtccccgtgCTGTCCCTCACCGATGCCCAGCTGTCTCTCGGAGCAGCCCAACCTCTGCGCCAGCGGCTGCAgcgctgtccccatgtccccagtgtccccatggctgtgtccccatgtccccatggctgtgtccccatgtccccaggctgtccccaggctgtccccatgtcccaatgtccccaatgatgtccccaatgtccccctgctgtccctcaccGATGCCCAGCTGTCTCTCGGAGCAGCCCAACCCCTGCGCCAGCGGCTGCAgcgctgtccccaatgtccccatggctgtccccatgtccccatggctgtccccaggctgtccccagtgctgtccccatggctgtccccagtgctgtccccatggctgtccccatgtccccaggctgtccccagcgatgtccccaatgtccccaatgctgTCCCTCACCGATGCCCAGCTGTCTCTCGGAGCAGCCCAACCTCTGCGCCAGCGGCTGCAgcgctgtccccatgtccccatggctgtgtccccatgtccccatggctgtgtccccatgtccccaatgctgtccccaggctgtccccatgtccccatgtccccaatggtgtccccaatgtccccaatgtccccaatgctgTCCCTCACCGATGCCCAGCTGTCTCTCAGAGCAGCCCAACCTCTGCGCCAGCGGCTGCAGCCCCCGGGCcagcggggggcggggccgggcctggggacagggaggggacagggggacattagtggggacatcgggggggggttggggacagtgggggggttggggacatcgggggggttggggacatttggggggggttggggacatcggggacaggggggacattggggtgattgggacattggggacaggggggacactgaggggacacgggggacattgaggacattggggacattggggacattggggacattgggggtggggacattgaggacattggggacattggggacattggggggtggggacatcagggacattagggacactgaggggacactggagacagtggggacattggggacatcggggggtttgaggacattggggacactgaggggacactgaggggacacgggggacagtggggacattggggacattggggacattggggacattgggggtggggacattgaggacattggggacattggggacattggggggtggggacatcagggacattagggacactgaggggacactggagacagtggggacattggggacatcggggggtttgaggacattggggacactgaggggacactgaggggacacgggggacagtggggacattaatggggacattggggacattgaggacattggggacattggagggtggggacatcagggacattggggacatcggggacattggggacactgaggggacactgaggggacactggggacattggggacatcggggggatttgaggacattggggacagtggggggcTTGGGGGCCTTGGGGACATTaatggggttgggggggttgggggacattggggacatttgggatgttggggacatttggggacattttggggacactttggggacactggagggcttggggacattttggggacattggggggactggggacattgggggacattgggggagacactggggacattttggggacattgggggacattgggggggatttggggacattggggggggatttggggacattttggggacattgggggtcccctggtgtccccggTGTCACCTTGGCCGTGTCGTTCCCGGGGGTCTCCTCATCGGGGGTGGGGGCGGGGCCCAGTGGGGACCAGGTGACAGCGCCCAGcccttggggacatcgggggggggggaggggaggggagggggcggggtCACCTGGGACCGCCCCcgaccccccccagcccccaaatCATCCTCCAAGCCACGCCCCCACCCCACAGACCCCGCTAGCCACGCCCACTTTGTCCAAAGGCCACACCCCCACGGCTTAGCCACGCCCATTGGAGCAGAGGCCGTCGTAGCACCCTTAGCCACGCCCCCTTGCCAAAAGACCACACCCCACATTTAGCCACACCCCCTTTAACAAAAGGCCACACCCCTTCAGCCAATGGCGACCCCAACACTTAGCCACGCCCATTTCCTGAAAGGCCACGCCCCCAGCTCTTAGCCACACCCTTTGACCCCTCATAGCCACACCCCTACTTTAGCCACGCCCTCTACACGCTTTTAGCCCCACCCCCTTTGCCCAAAGGCCACGCCCCATCCTTAACCACACCCCTATGCACCCTAAGCCCCGCCCACAAGCCCCTCCCTGTTTGGCCACACCCTCTTAGCCCCACCCACCCTATGAGGCCAcaccccctcagccccaccccCACACCATTGGCCCCACCCACTTTCCCCTTGACCACGCCCTTCCCATGACCACACCCCTTCAATTGGCCACACCCATTGACCACACCCTCAAATGGCCACACCCCTTTTGTGGCCACGCCCTCTTCTGCACCTCCCCTCTTTCTGGGACCACGCCCCCTTTGTCGAGCCCCCGCCCCCTTTGCTTGGCCCCGCCCATACCGAGGTGGCGGAAGAGGCGTGGCTCGGGCGGAAGCTCCGCCCACTGGCACACGGGGGCCGCCAGGTTCAGCTGCCGCGCCACCGCAAAGGTGtcctgggggaggggacaggtgagggacacctgagagacacctgagggacacctgagggacacctgagggacacctgagtgacacctgtgacacctgagggacacctgggacacctgagggacacctgtgacacctgtgtgacatctgagggacacctgagggacacctgagggacacctgtgacacctgagggacacctgagtgacacctgagggacacctgagtgacacctgagtgacacctgagggacacctgagggacacctgtgtgacacctgtgtgacacctgagtgacacctgagtgacacctgagggacacctgagtgacacctgagggacacctgagggacacctgagtgacacctgagggacacctgagagacacctgagggacacctgagtgacacctgtgacacctgtgacacctgagggacacctgagggacacctgagggacacctaagtgacacctgagggacacctgtgacacctgtgtgacacctgagtgacacctgtgacacctgagggacacctgagtgacacctgagggacgcctgagtgacacctgagggacacctgagtgacacctgagggacacctgagggacacctgtgacacctgagggacacctgagggacacctgtgacacctgagtgacacctgagggacacctgagggacacctgagggacacctgtgacacctgagggacacctgagggacacctgtgacacctgagggacacctgagggacacctgagggacacctgagtgtcacctgtgacacctgagggacgcctgagtgacacctgagggacacctgtgacacctgtgacacctgagggacacctgagggacacctgagggacacctgagtgacacctgtgacacctgagtgacacctgtgacacctgagggacacctgtgacacctgtgtgacacctgtgacacctgagggacacctgggacacctgagggacacctgggggacacctgtgtgacacctgagggacacctgagggacacctgtgacacctgtgacacctgtgacacctaagggacacctgagggacacctgtgacacctgagggacacctgtgacacctgagggacacctgtgtgacacctgagggacacctgagggacacctgtgacacctgtgacacctgagggacacctgggacacctgagggacacctgagtgacacctgagtgacacctgtgacacctgtgacacctgagtgacacctgagggacacctgtgacacctgagggacacctgtgacacctgagtgacacttgagtgacacctgagggacacctgagtgacacctgagggacacctgagggacacctgtgacacctgggacacctgagggacacctgggggacacctgtgtgacacctgtgacacctgagtgacacctgagggacacctgagggacacctgagggacacctgtgacacctgagtgacacctgagggacacctgagggacacctgtgacacctgagggacacctgtgacacctgtgtgacacctgtgacacctgagggacacctgagggacacctgtgtgacacctgagggacacctgtgtgacacctgagggacacctgtgtgacacctgagggacacctgtgacacctgtgtgacacctgagggacacctgagggacacctgtgtgacacctgtgtgacacctgagggacacctgagggacacctgagggcacctgtgtgacacctgagtgacatctgagtgacacctgagtgacacctgagggacacctgagggacacctgtgacacctgagtgacacctgtgacacctgagtgacacctgagggacacctgagtgacacctgagggacacctgtgtgacacctgtgacacctgtgacacctgagtgacacctgagggacacctgagtgacacctgagtgacacctgagtgacacctgagtgacacctgtgacacctgtgacacctgagggacacctgagggacacctgagggacacctgtgacacctgagtgacacctgtgacacctgagggacacctgagt
Coding sequences:
- the LOC132322827 gene encoding voltage-gated potassium channel subunit beta-2-like, which gives rise to MDPTLRLLRLEELVRAMSDVIEQGLALYWGTAGGAPGDVMDTFAVARQLNLAAPVCQWAELPPEPRLFRHLGLGAVTWSPLGPAPTPDEETPGNDTAKARPRPPLARGLQPLAQRLGCSERQLGIAWSLRSEGVSSVLLGAETPRGLRELLQALQVLPRLGPSALRELEPLLGGGAPP